Proteins encoded by one window of uncultured Ilyobacter sp.:
- a CDS encoding YhcH/YjgK/YiaL family protein: protein MIYGNIENPGDMSIYPEAIQRAVKYLKETDLVNKKAGVYELQGKDMYVQVLDLETASREDKKPEVHRKYIDVQCLISGRERIGFAVDTGKNKPIGDYNEERDILFYEECHGESEMIMTPGTFAVFFPHIVHRPACNDGGVSKIRKIVIKINKDIL from the coding sequence ATGATTTATGGAAATATAGAAAATCCTGGGGACATGAGTATATATCCAGAGGCCATACAAAGAGCAGTGAAATACCTCAAAGAGACAGATCTTGTGAATAAAAAAGCCGGGGTTTATGAACTCCAGGGAAAAGATATGTATGTACAGGTTCTAGACCTGGAGACAGCTAGTAGGGAGGATAAAAAGCCTGAAGTTCATAGAAAATATATAGATGTACAGTGTTTGATCTCAGGAAGAGAAAGAATCGGATTTGCAGTGGACACCGGTAAAAACAAGCCTATAGGTGACTATAATGAAGAAAGAGACATACTTTTTTACGAAGAGTGTCATGGTGAATCTGAGATGATAATGACTCCGGGAACCTTTGCGGTATTTTTTCCACACATTGTTCACAGGCCAGCCTGCAACGATGGAGGAGTATCAAAAATAAGAAAAATTGTTATTAAAATAAATAAAGATATTTTATAG
- a CDS encoding Gfo/Idh/MocA family oxidoreductase, with translation MLDEVRWGMIGTGAVTEVKSGPGLYKSQGSKLIGVYNLDFDQAKDYAKRHNVEKIYKSVEEMLKDRDINAVYVATPPKFHHEYAIKILKAGKIPYVEKPIATNYEDCLEIKALSEELKIPVYVAFYRRGVEKFLKIKELLDKKVLGDIRHVYVTQIMPVEESELDKDRLPWRVIPEISGGGKFLDMGVHVLDCLIMYFGEIETMKGFVENKGGYYKVDDTVVATFKFKNGIVGAGTWCYVADKNINEVQIVGEKGRITYDGLSAKRFTLEINGKVETFEFEEPEHAAMPFQQAIVNELIGKKKSEASFAQSMNTVKITDELLKEYREGMK, from the coding sequence ATGCTAGATGAAGTGAGATGGGGAATGATCGGTACCGGTGCAGTTACCGAGGTAAAAAGTGGACCGGGGCTCTATAAATCTCAAGGGTCGAAACTTATAGGGGTATACAATTTAGATTTTGACCAGGCCAAAGACTATGCTAAGAGACATAATGTAGAAAAAATTTATAAAAGCGTAGAGGAAATGCTAAAGGACAGAGACATAAACGCTGTATATGTAGCAACTCCACCGAAATTTCATCATGAATATGCTATAAAAATATTAAAAGCAGGAAAGATCCCCTATGTGGAAAAACCAATTGCCACAAATTATGAGGACTGCTTGGAAATAAAAGCCCTTTCTGAAGAACTTAAAATACCGGTTTATGTGGCATTTTACAGAAGGGGTGTGGAAAAATTCCTAAAAATAAAGGAACTTTTGGATAAAAAAGTACTAGGAGATATCAGACATGTATATGTGACCCAAATCATGCCTGTAGAAGAAAGTGAACTAGATAAAGACAGACTCCCTTGGAGAGTAATACCTGAAATTTCTGGAGGAGGTAAGTTTCTAGACATGGGAGTGCATGTACTAGACTGTCTCATCATGTATTTTGGAGAAATAGAGACAATGAAAGGATTTGTAGAAAACAAAGGTGGATATTATAAGGTTGATGACACTGTAGTTGCTACATTCAAATTTAAAAATGGTATCGTAGGAGCGGGAACCTGGTGCTATGTTGCAGACAAAAATATAAATGAAGTCCAGATAGTGGGAGAGAAGGGAAGAATTACCTATGATGGACTATCGGCGAAGAGGTTTACCTTGGAGATAAATGGAAAAGTTGAAACCTTCGAATTTGAAGAACCTGAACATGCAGCAATGCCTTTTCAGCAGGCAATAGTGAATGAACTCATTGGGAAGAAAAAGAGTGAGGCAAGTTTTGCACAGTCTATGAATACAGTGAAAATAACAGATGAACTACTTAAAGAATACAGGGAGGGAATGAAATAA
- the yiaK gene encoding 3-dehydro-L-gulonate 2-dehydrogenase, translating into MLRVKYDDMVKEFERILVKKGYDLETANRSARLFADNSLDGIYSHGVNRFPRVISYIDKGYIKIDAKATVEASIGSFERWNGNLAMGNTNAQDAMNRAIELARENGIGIVAIKNTNHWMRGGTFGWQAADAGMIGICWTNTMPNMPAWGTKERNIGNNPFVMAIPRSNKEHVVIDCAMAQFSYGKIEQTKIEGKQLPVAGGFDTEGKISTDPVEIEKTWRVLPMGFWKGSGMSIALDLIAAVLSGGNSVTSIGKNCEDEYGLSQVLIAIDPSQMNSINMTDDIINEVLESIKASEASDPNGQIFYPGEMEMRTRKDNTENGIPVVEDIWNKIISM; encoded by the coding sequence ATGCTTAGAGTAAAATATGATGACATGGTAAAAGAATTTGAAAGAATACTGGTAAAAAAAGGATACGATCTTGAGACTGCAAACAGGAGTGCAAGATTATTTGCTGACAATAGTTTAGATGGGATATACTCTCATGGGGTAAACAGATTTCCAAGAGTAATATCCTACATTGATAAGGGCTATATCAAAATAGATGCCAAAGCAACTGTGGAGGCAAGTATAGGTTCTTTTGAAAGATGGAATGGAAATCTAGCAATGGGAAATACAAATGCACAGGATGCCATGAATAGAGCGATAGAATTAGCCAGAGAAAATGGAATAGGAATAGTAGCAATCAAAAATACAAATCACTGGATGAGAGGTGGAACATTTGGATGGCAGGCTGCAGATGCGGGTATGATAGGTATTTGCTGGACCAATACCATGCCTAATATGCCAGCTTGGGGCACAAAAGAGAGAAATATAGGAAATAATCCATTTGTAATGGCCATCCCGAGAAGCAACAAGGAGCACGTAGTAATAGATTGTGCCATGGCTCAGTTTTCTTACGGAAAAATAGAGCAGACGAAGATAGAAGGAAAGCAGCTCCCTGTAGCTGGAGGGTTTGACACTGAAGGAAAAATTTCGACAGATCCTGTAGAAATAGAAAAAACGTGGAGGGTATTACCAATGGGATTCTGGAAAGGATCTGGGATGTCAATTGCCCTTGACCTAATTGCAGCAGTATTATCTGGTGGTAACTCAGTAACATCTATAGGGAAAAATTGTGAAGATGAATATGGGCTATCTCAAGTATTAATTGCGATAGATCCATCTCAGATGAACAGTATAAATATGACAGATGACATTATCAATGAAGTATTAGAAAGCATAAAAGCTTCAGAAGCCTCTGACCCCAATGGTCAAATATTCTATCCAGGGGAAATGGAGATGAGAACAAGGAAAGATAACACTGAAAACGGTATTCCAGTTGTGGAAGATATTTGGAACAAAATAATATCTATGTAA
- a CDS encoding TRAP transporter substrate-binding protein, which produces MKKILGILSLALALGFAGCGSKEKSETGVQQPITLRVAHNQTSLDNPYQYGLNKFASELERLSGGTMKAEVFPGTLGTNESELAMKLTTDSVDMVVASPGFMSGTGVKEFEILSLLYLFDSFDHWESVIDGEFGDKMKDIITEKTNNDFKVVGYYSSGVRNYYGKKPIYEPSDAKGLNIRAQGSPVQQAFWKKTGANPISVGWQELYQALNTGTADAAENDHTNMMLKEHHKTPNGKYTSLTAHDYTTRLLLMNGHNFDKYTPEQQKWILEAAKASVAEERAVTYKMLDESKAKILADGGEINEVNLKAFKAIAKPIQDEYAKKNGLEDLLELTRK; this is translated from the coding sequence ATGAAAAAAATACTAGGGATATTATCACTTGCCTTAGCGTTAGGTTTTGCAGGGTGCGGATCTAAGGAAAAATCTGAAACTGGGGTACAGCAGCCCATAACGCTGAGAGTGGCACACAATCAGACATCTCTTGATAATCCATACCAATATGGACTTAATAAATTTGCAAGTGAATTAGAAAGGTTATCGGGAGGAACAATGAAAGCGGAAGTTTTCCCTGGAACTCTCGGGACAAACGAATCTGAACTAGCTATGAAACTGACTACTGATTCTGTAGATATGGTTGTGGCTTCACCAGGATTCATGTCAGGAACTGGCGTAAAGGAATTTGAGATTCTTTCACTTCTTTATCTCTTTGATAGTTTTGATCACTGGGAAAGTGTAATTGACGGAGAGTTTGGAGACAAGATGAAGGATATAATTACTGAAAAAACAAATAATGACTTTAAAGTAGTGGGGTACTACTCATCAGGAGTGAGAAACTATTATGGTAAAAAGCCAATTTATGAGCCGTCAGATGCTAAGGGACTTAATATCAGAGCACAGGGTTCTCCTGTACAACAGGCCTTCTGGAAGAAAACAGGAGCTAATCCTATCTCTGTGGGATGGCAAGAGTTATACCAGGCTCTAAACACAGGTACAGCAGATGCAGCTGAAAATGATCATACCAACATGATGCTAAAAGAGCACCATAAAACTCCAAATGGTAAATATACTTCACTTACGGCTCATGACTACACAACTAGACTTCTTCTTATGAACGGTCATAATTTCGACAAATATACACCTGAACAGCAAAAATGGATTTTAGAAGCAGCAAAAGCTTCGGTAGCAGAAGAAAGAGCGGTAACGTACAAAATGCTCGATGAGTCAAAGGCTAAGATATTAGCTGACGGTGGAGAGATAAACGAGGTTAATCTTAAAGCCTTTAAAGCAATTGCTAAACCTATTCAAGACGAATACGCTAAGAAAAACGGTTTGGAAGATTTATTGGAATTAACAAGAAAATAG
- a CDS encoding TRAP transporter small permease subunit — MIAKLSKEIQKLQLGVGVVCISIFFIAIVIQVFCRYAGIMVTWTGEVSEYAFTWAVFMGAGVMAYENQHFAFTSVLDKLSGKNKIILKIFISIMVLLFSVAILYYGVIITKKFWNYKWISLPEVKMGYTWLCVPLLGFTSTVYSIDHIMGHIRELMGKEATKVERGGVK; from the coding sequence ATGATAGCAAAACTATCAAAAGAGATTCAAAAACTCCAGCTAGGAGTTGGGGTTGTTTGTATAAGTATATTTTTTATAGCAATAGTAATACAAGTTTTCTGTAGATATGCAGGGATAATGGTAACATGGACTGGGGAAGTTAGTGAGTATGCCTTTACCTGGGCGGTATTTATGGGTGCAGGAGTAATGGCCTATGAAAATCAGCACTTTGCCTTTACAAGTGTATTGGATAAATTAAGCGGGAAGAATAAAATAATTTTAAAGATTTTTATTTCGATAATGGTTCTACTTTTTTCGGTAGCTATTCTCTATTATGGAGTTATTATTACTAAAAAATTCTGGAATTACAAATGGATCAGTTTACCAGAAGTTAAAATGGGATATACTTGGCTTTGTGTTCCTCTATTAGGCTTTACATCTACGGTCTACAGCATTGATCACATTATGGGACATATAAGAGAACTCATGGGTAAAGAGGCAACTAAGGTAGAAAGAGGGGGTGTAAAATAA
- a CDS encoding TRAP transporter large permease produces the protein MTQITLIVIFLGLIAVGVPISFVIGIVAFTGVMLIPGLSGIVVFMKMFTGLGSFVLLAVPLFILAANLMNHGSISKRLIDLCIALVGHIRGGLAHANILVSMIFAGVSGSSQADTAGVGKILIPQMEDNGYDKEISVGVTAASSTLGSIIPPSITMVVYAGIANVSTGALFFVGLLPGAILGISMMAIVYFASLKNDYGKEEKAPLKHVLGLFKESFLALLTPVIIIGGIISGAYTPTEAAAFACVYALVIGMFYYKTIKVRDLPHIIIETLKLSSLSLFALCTANALGELLGYYNVSTKAAEFFLGMPGGATTFMFVVVMFFLFIGTFMDAVPAMILFVPVILPAALALGVDPTHLGVIIVMTLALGLVTPPYGLCLLIAGSISDLTIERSFKGVLPFFLMAIVVLFFMAFFPQITVGIPKLINPSMF, from the coding sequence ATGACTCAGATAACATTAATAGTGATATTTTTAGGACTTATAGCAGTTGGAGTTCCTATCTCATTCGTTATTGGAATAGTAGCCTTTACAGGAGTAATGCTAATACCAGGTCTAAGTGGTATAGTGGTATTCATGAAAATGTTTACAGGCCTTGGGTCTTTTGTATTATTAGCAGTACCTCTGTTTATACTTGCAGCAAACCTGATGAATCATGGCTCTATCTCCAAAAGGCTAATAGATCTCTGTATAGCCCTAGTTGGGCATATAAGAGGAGGACTGGCACATGCAAATATACTGGTGTCTATGATATTTGCCGGAGTATCAGGATCTTCTCAGGCTGATACAGCAGGAGTCGGTAAAATTCTTATTCCACAGATGGAAGATAATGGCTATGATAAAGAGATTTCCGTAGGGGTAACTGCAGCATCCTCTACTCTGGGAAGTATCATTCCCCCGAGCATAACAATGGTTGTTTATGCGGGGATAGCAAATGTATCCACAGGAGCTCTATTTTTTGTGGGCTTACTACCTGGAGCTATATTAGGAATATCAATGATGGCGATAGTCTACTTTGCGAGTTTGAAAAATGACTATGGCAAAGAGGAAAAAGCACCTTTGAAACATGTTCTTGGATTATTTAAAGAGAGTTTCCTTGCTTTACTAACACCGGTCATCATAATAGGCGGAATTATTTCTGGGGCCTATACGCCAACAGAAGCAGCGGCCTTTGCCTGTGTATATGCATTGGTGATCGGAATGTTTTACTATAAGACTATCAAGGTAAGGGACTTACCTCATATAATAATAGAGACTCTAAAACTCAGTTCACTTTCGTTATTTGCCCTTTGCACTGCAAATGCTTTAGGAGAACTTCTGGGATACTACAATGTATCAACTAAGGCCGCGGAGTTTTTCTTGGGGATGCCTGGGGGAGCTACTACGTTTATGTTTGTTGTGGTAATGTTCTTCCTGTTCATAGGAACATTTATGGATGCTGTGCCAGCTATGATACTGTTTGTGCCGGTAATTTTACCAGCGGCTCTTGCTTTGGGTGTAGATCCCACTCATTTGGGAGTTATTATCGTGATGACTCTTGCCCTTGGGCTTGTGACACCGCCATATGGATTGTGTCTTTTGATTGCAGGCTCTATATCAGATCTTACAATAGAGCGGTCATTCAAGGGAGTTCTCCCATTTTTCCTAATGGCTATAGTGGTGCTATTCTTTATGGCATTTTTCCCACAGATAACAGTTGGAATACCTAAACTTATAAACCCTTCGATGTTTTGA
- the uxuA gene encoding mannonate dehydratase, protein MKMTFRWYGKDDPVTLEKIRQIPGMTGVVTAIYDIPVGEVWPLERIMALKKTINDAGLEMEVIESVPVHEDIKLGLPTRDKYIENYKTNIRNLAQAGVKCICYNFMPVFDWTRSNLDYKLEDGSSALVYYKSDVDKMNPKSGELSLPGWDTSYGQGGLGHLLDQYKDFTEEDLWNNLQYFLKEIIAVAEEVRVKMAIHPDDPPWSIFGLPRIITTSDNLRRFLSLVDSPYNGLTHCSGSLGATGKNDIPAMIREFGKRIHFAHIRNVKRPEEGSFEEAAHLSKCGDLDMVEILRAYYESGFEGYIRPDHGRMIWGETGKPGYGLYDRALGATYINGIWETLEKLDK, encoded by the coding sequence ATGAAAATGACATTTAGATGGTATGGGAAAGATGACCCTGTAACCCTTGAAAAGATTAGACAAATACCTGGAATGACAGGAGTGGTAACTGCAATATATGACATCCCTGTAGGAGAAGTGTGGCCATTGGAAAGAATAATGGCACTAAAAAAGACTATAAATGATGCAGGACTTGAAATGGAAGTTATCGAAAGTGTACCTGTACATGAGGATATTAAGCTAGGTCTTCCTACCAGGGACAAATATATAGAAAATTATAAGACTAATATCAGAAATCTTGCGCAGGCAGGAGTAAAGTGTATTTGCTATAACTTTATGCCGGTGTTTGACTGGACAAGATCGAATCTAGACTACAAACTTGAAGATGGTTCTAGTGCGCTTGTCTATTATAAGAGTGATGTAGATAAGATGAATCCAAAATCAGGAGAATTATCTCTTCCAGGATGGGATACAAGCTACGGACAGGGCGGATTAGGTCATTTACTGGACCAATATAAAGATTTTACTGAGGAAGACTTATGGAATAATCTTCAGTATTTCTTAAAAGAGATTATAGCGGTAGCAGAAGAAGTGAGGGTAAAAATGGCGATACATCCGGATGACCCACCTTGGTCAATTTTTGGACTCCCAAGAATAATAACAACGTCAGATAATTTGAGAAGATTTTTAAGTCTTGTGGATTCTCCATATAATGGTCTCACCCACTGCAGCGGATCTCTAGGAGCTACCGGGAAAAATGATATACCTGCAATGATAAGAGAGTTCGGAAAAAGAATCCATTTCGCTCATATAAGAAATGTAAAACGTCCTGAAGAGGGAAGTTTTGAAGAGGCGGCTCATCTTTCTAAATGTGGTGACCTAGACATGGTGGAGATTTTAAGGGCTTATTATGAAAGCGGCTTTGAAGGGTATATAAGGCCCGATCACGGAAGGATGATATGGGGAGAAACCGGTAAGCCTGGCTATGGACTCTATGACAGGGCACTAGGTGCTACGTATATCAACGGAATATGGGAAACACTTGAAAAACTAGATAAGTAG
- a CDS encoding SDR family oxidoreductase, whose protein sequence is MKVPFNIDLKDKVAVVTGGGGVLCKAFAEALAKCGAKVAILDLNEEAANKVAEDIEKDGGTAMGVGANVLKVESLEAARKTIEEKFGTCDILINGAGGNHPKGTTTKEYFETGDLDVKELTTFFDLDPEGIQFVFNLNFIGTLLPTQVFGKDMVDKKSAGIVNVSSMNAFAPLTKIPAYSGAKAAISNFTQWLAVHFSRTGIRVNAIAPGFFETNQNAKLLRDDGGNYTPRADKIISQTPMGRFGTPEELLGTLLWLVDDGASGFVNGTVIPVDGGFAAYSGV, encoded by the coding sequence ATGAAAGTACCTTTTAATATAGATTTGAAAGATAAGGTAGCGGTAGTAACCGGAGGAGGGGGAGTTCTTTGTAAAGCCTTTGCAGAGGCGCTGGCAAAATGCGGAGCAAAGGTTGCTATCCTTGACTTAAATGAAGAAGCTGCCAATAAAGTAGCAGAAGATATAGAAAAAGACGGTGGGACTGCTATGGGAGTAGGGGCTAATGTTTTAAAAGTAGAAAGCCTGGAAGCAGCAAGAAAGACAATAGAAGAAAAATTTGGAACCTGTGATATTTTAATAAACGGTGCAGGAGGAAACCATCCTAAGGGGACCACAACGAAGGAGTATTTTGAAACAGGAGATCTAGATGTAAAAGAGCTAACTACATTCTTTGATCTAGACCCTGAGGGGATACAATTTGTATTTAATCTAAACTTTATAGGAACTCTTCTTCCAACACAGGTTTTCGGAAAAGATATGGTAGACAAAAAAAGTGCAGGGATTGTAAATGTATCATCTATGAATGCCTTTGCTCCCCTGACTAAAATACCTGCTTATTCTGGGGCAAAAGCGGCAATATCAAACTTCACTCAGTGGCTGGCAGTTCATTTCTCAAGAACGGGAATAAGAGTAAACGCAATCGCCCCTGGATTCTTTGAAACAAATCAGAATGCTAAACTTCTCAGAGATGATGGAGGAAATTATACTCCTAGAGCTGACAAGATAATTTCTCAGACTCCAATGGGAAGATTTGGAACTCCTGAGGAGCTTCTAGGAACTTTATTATGGCTTGTTGATGACGGGGCATCAGGATTTGTAAACGGTACTGTTATTCCTGTAGATGGAGGATTCGCAGCCTATTCAGGAGTGTAA
- a CDS encoding AEC family transporter, producing the protein MFEILSLKIMPIVLFLFIGFVLKRFNFIKKEDGEVLLKIVFYIILPAVVFLSISQVEISLQLLFYPLSAVIMHLIMYALGNYLYKFLRLNSYEKNIFIGSLMILNMSFIFPFYTAFYGEKEIFRISLFDIGNILMMSSIVFYVFTFESNNNKSKFVNLLNIVKTPLIVSLIVGIIFNLFNIDTPISIKITLEQISKLMGPLIMIALGICFEPGLENARLGCIIIGVKLIFCLIIGSVLSKILSFNGIDRNILFLAGLAPIGNNILTFTLISGGDIKLATNLVSLSIVVSLVTVPFFMLFFA; encoded by the coding sequence GTGTTTGAAATTTTAAGTCTAAAAATAATGCCTATTGTACTTTTTTTGTTTATAGGATTTGTGTTGAAAAGGTTTAATTTTATAAAAAAAGAGGATGGGGAAGTACTTTTGAAGATAGTATTTTATATTATACTGCCAGCAGTTGTATTTCTTTCTATATCTCAGGTTGAAATATCGTTACAACTTTTATTTTATCCTCTTTCAGCAGTGATTATGCATTTGATAATGTATGCTCTTGGAAATTATCTATATAAATTCTTGAGATTGAATTCCTATGAAAAAAATATTTTTATAGGGTCTTTGATGATACTGAACATGAGTTTTATTTTTCCATTTTATACAGCTTTTTATGGAGAAAAAGAGATATTTAGAATTTCACTTTTTGACATAGGGAATATACTGATGATGTCATCAATAGTATTTTATGTATTTACTTTTGAAAGTAACAATAACAAGAGTAAGTTTGTAAATCTTTTAAACATAGTCAAAACTCCCCTCATTGTATCTTTAATTGTTGGAATTATTTTTAATCTTTTTAATATTGATACACCAATATCCATAAAAATTACTTTAGAGCAAATCTCAAAACTTATGGGACCTTTAATTATGATAGCCCTCGGGATATGTTTTGAACCTGGACTTGAGAATGCGAGATTAGGTTGTATAATAATAGGGGTTAAACTTATATTTTGTCTGATAATAGGATCAGTTTTGAGTAAGATTCTAAGCTTTAACGGGATAGACAGGAATATTCTTTTTCTTGCAGGACTTGCCCCTATAGGGAATAATATCTTGACATTCACCCTGATTAGCGGAGGAGATATAAAATTAGCTACTAATTTGGTGTCCCTTTCCATTGTGGTAAGTCTTGTAACAGTACCATTTTTCATGTTGTTTTTTGCCTAA
- a CDS encoding GntR family transcriptional regulator, whose product MTLKLLDRKSNESNRNYVYRVLLDNIMRLNLKPGEGVSEIEISKLLNVSRTPVREAFIKLSEERLIDVYPQKGSFISHIDLDLVHEGIFMRKTIEREVLLEAIRDFPKEDLIELKKTLHFQKAIAEFDINFKEFFKLDNRFHEIIFRGCKKERIWESIQNMNVHYNRLRYLDVLEQTNIDKVIKQHQSIIEHIENKDDVGIDYLLGTHLTNIVPKLDYFSKKYPDYFKK is encoded by the coding sequence ATGACTTTGAAACTATTAGATCGAAAATCAAATGAGAGCAACAGAAATTACGTGTACAGAGTTCTTTTGGATAATATAATGAGGCTTAATCTTAAGCCTGGAGAGGGGGTCAGCGAAATAGAGATATCAAAATTGTTAAATGTGAGTAGAACCCCAGTCAGAGAGGCATTTATAAAATTATCTGAAGAGCGTCTTATAGACGTCTATCCACAAAAGGGAAGTTTCATTTCGCATATTGACCTTGATCTAGTCCACGAAGGAATATTTATGAGAAAGACAATCGAAAGAGAGGTACTTCTAGAAGCTATTAGAGATTTTCCAAAAGAAGATTTAATAGAACTGAAAAAAACATTACATTTTCAAAAGGCTATAGCAGAATTTGATATTAATTTCAAAGAATTTTTTAAACTCGATAATCGATTTCATGAAATAATTTTTCGGGGTTGTAAAAAAGAGAGAATCTGGGAATCCATACAGAACATGAATGTCCACTATAATAGACTGAGATATTTAGATGTTTTAGAGCAGACCAACATAGATAAAGTTATAAAGCAGCATCAGAGTATTATTGAACATATCGAAAATAAAGATGATGTCGGTATTGACTATCTTTTAGGGACCCACCTTACCAACATAGTCCCAAAATTAGATTATTTTTCAAAAAAATATCCTGATTATTTTAAGAAATAA
- the dinB gene encoding DNA polymerase IV, with the protein MKEKIILHYDMDAFYASVEMRDNPTLKGKPMVVGGSIITTASYEARKFGVRSAMPVMEARKLCPNLIVVPVSMGKYLEVSKKIKTLVMRLTEKVEFIASDEGYVDITEVIKKYPSKEYFAKRFQRGIYKNTGLTCSVGIGYNKLSAKIASDVKKPGGYCIFNNSRDFIEYIGEKNIKIIPGVGKKFQELLAEKNIFLVRDVYDFSLYELISYFGKSRGEFLYCSSLGEDNRKVDYKRKIHSVGNENTFKYPLESEIEIKRELESIFHKTHERLLNKGLLCKTVTLKIRFENRKTITRSKTLENLVDSKEVLLNTLESINESVDYSMRVKLLGVSFGTLTQKSVRQLSFFESKVFRKKNSLDLLKEKIKK; encoded by the coding sequence ATGAAAGAAAAAATCATACTTCATTATGATATGGATGCATTTTATGCTTCAGTTGAGATGAGGGACAATCCTACTCTTAAGGGGAAACCTATGGTTGTAGGGGGAAGTATCATAACCACTGCAAGCTACGAGGCCCGAAAATTTGGGGTTAGGTCTGCTATGCCAGTGATGGAGGCGAGAAAACTCTGCCCCAACCTAATAGTGGTTCCAGTTTCCATGGGGAAATATTTGGAAGTGTCTAAAAAAATAAAAACCCTTGTTATGAGGCTAACGGAAAAAGTGGAGTTTATAGCTTCAGATGAGGGATATGTGGATATAACAGAGGTCATAAAAAAATATCCCTCAAAAGAATATTTTGCCAAGAGATTTCAAAGAGGAATATACAAAAATACAGGTCTTACCTGCTCTGTTGGAATAGGATACAACAAACTTTCTGCAAAAATTGCCAGTGATGTAAAAAAACCAGGAGGATACTGTATATTCAACAACAGCAGGGATTTTATAGAATATATAGGTGAAAAAAATATAAAAATAATACCTGGGGTGGGTAAAAAATTTCAGGAGCTTCTTGCAGAGAAAAATATTTTTCTTGTTCGGGATGTTTATGATTTTTCTCTCTATGAACTGATCTCTTATTTCGGAAAGTCCAGGGGAGAGTTTCTTTACTGCTCTTCATTGGGAGAGGACAACAGGAAGGTGGACTACAAGAGAAAAATTCATTCAGTGGGAAATGAAAACACATTTAAATATCCTCTAGAGTCAGAGATTGAGATAAAGAGGGAGCTAGAAAGCATTTTCCATAAAACACATGAAAGATTATTGAATAAGGGGCTTTTGTGTAAAACTGTGACCTTAAAGATAAGGTTTGAAAACAGAAAAACCATCACCAGGTCTAAAACTCTTGAAAATCTTGTGGATTCAAAGGAGGTATTGCTGAACACTTTAGAAAGCATCAATGAATCCGTGGATTACAGCATGAGGGTAAAACTTTTGGGAGTGTCCTTTGGAACCCTTACTCAAAAATCTGTAAGGCAACTTTCCTTTTTTGAAAGTAAGGTTTTCAGGAAAAAAAACAGCTTGGATCTTCTAAAAGAAAAAATAAAAAAATAG